The Quercus robur chromosome 3, dhQueRobu3.1, whole genome shotgun sequence DNA segment CATTAACTTGTACGTTTATTAGGTTGGCATTAACTGTTTCACTTATCGGCGAAATATCAGTGCTGGGTTCCATAGGCGTTTCGATATCGAGTTTGCTAGGCGTAATGGTTTCAGGTGGCGAAGGATGAATGGTGTTTTGTGGTTTGGTCCGTGGGGTTTGCTAGGTTTGGTTTGCATGGTGCTGAGTTCCGTCTACCTCCATGGGTCTCCCCCTTATCCCCGCCTTAAGCCATTCTCCATAAGGTCGACCTCCTTCCTTGGCGTCCATAGGTGACGGACAGTCCTTGTGGTCATGGCCTATCTGACCACAACTGAAGCACCAACCCACTAAACGTTCATACTTAAATGCCACTCGTGATGTCTCTCCTTTCGGGCTAATCATAGGCCTCCTCGCTGGAGTGGTTTATCAAGTGGGACCTCCACTCGTATCCGCAGGAACTTGGCTTGGTCTGAGTTGAAAGCTTTACAATCGACTTCCACCAATTCACCAATACTCCTACCAATATCCCTTCCCGCCTCTTCATTAATGAGATCAAACGGTAGACCACATACTTGAATCCAAAATGGTAGTTTCGAGAAGGGTGACTGAGCTAACGAACATCCCTTTTTCCCATCTTCGTAAAGCCAAGAGATGGTTGTCAAAACACCAAGGTCCGTTATTCCAAACCCACAACAGTTGGCTTTCCATTGAGAATTTGAACTGTAAAATCCCCTCACCCACTTCAATTATCTTCATATCCTCACCCAATTTCTACATAGTCCGCAGCAAGTTTTTTGCAGCCTGTAAGTTTATTTGCTTCGATGTGAGAAATCTCCCAATGAGGCTTAGGGAGAATTCCTCTAGAATTTTGTCTCTCTTCACTGATCAGATTGACATAGCCTCGTCTTCCTCCGTAGTGAGCTTCATGTTTTGTATATGTTCAAGCACCTCAAACTCCATGGTAGAGTCTAATGTCTGCCTCCTTACTGTCTAGACAGGCTTAGCTCCTAATGGACACACTCTTGGACTTCCCTCGtgataggaagaaaaagatGGAAAGTAGAGCTCACAGTATGTGAGAAGTAAAACTCACCTGGCGTGAGAAACAATTGATGTTAATGAAAAGCAATTATTTCCTATTTTCTTACTATTACTATGGACAAATTGTAATAAGGAAACCACGTAGATTGCAAGATTCATTTCTTACCTAAAATACATCTTTTTAGTCTTATTGATCTCCTAGTTCTAGAGCTGCCAACATGTCGCCTCTCTTACCCtttttcccaaaacaaaaataaaaacaaaaaaccctccAAGTAACTATTTAAGCCCACTACAGCTAGAAATACAAAAGAACAGACTACAACCCAACTAAACTAAAGTCCATTTCAAAGCCGGCCCACATGTGGCTCTTCCAGTCTTTAACATTTGACAGCACCACCATTTTAAATAAACGACAGCAAATGACAGGtgtccaaaacccaaaacctccAACCTTGGAATCTCCGAACCCCCTTGAAACCTTTGTCAACATCAACAACTATACTTGAACCTCCTATATATGTAATGTAATGTACCACACCTTAAAACAACATCAAAACtctgaactctctctctctctctctctcctgcattttctctctttctgtaGAATCCTCCAATGGCAGCCACAGCCGGTGCATCACCGTTGATCTCCATGCACTCTCGCCCTTCTCACTCCTTCCAACATGGCTTggtatgtttatgtttaatgTTCCCACCTCAAATTTTATTCTCATCAAAATATTTGCCAATCCTTAATAAAATCtcctattatttttgtcaattaacTTTCCAGTATTATAGCTTAATCTGAGTTCCATTGCAATTTTGATTTGACCCGTGGGATTTGATATTATATGTTATGTGGGTTTCGTTTTTATCAATTCTCATTTCTATGTGCTATATGCGATTTGATTTAGAAGAATCCTTAACcccataaatatttaaaacattAGTGATTAGTGTGTTGTGAATAGTCTGttacaaatatttaaaacactaaataaaaagaaaattaaaatatgctACTAGTAAACGAATGTGATTATTGATTACTATAAAATGCCCAGCTTCATGGCtcataaacatttaaaaaaaaaaaaaaaacaatttacacAAAGGAATTACTATTTCCACACCGATAATGACTGCTTGCACACCCCCTCTATGACACATGGCATGGCGTGGCGTGGCTTTGGAAGTGCCCAATATAGGTGTGGAAATAGAACTACCCTTTTTGCATTCTAAACTTTGTACTTTTCCTTACAAAAATTGGAGgtagtttaattatttgtttcattCTATTTTTCTGATGTAAATTATGCAATTGAGGTTCTTGTGGTTGAATGTGTTAAACAGGCAAAGCCAAGGGTTTCTGGTTTGAAGCCAGTTTCGCTTTCTTATTTTGGAAGAAGCAGCCTCTCTTTTAGGATGCGGCCACTTTCAGTTCGTCTTCAGGTTTCTTGTGCTGTAAGTTTTTAGCTCATGGAGTATTTTTCTCGTGAAATATCGATTTCTTGTTGAACCTGTGAATTGTTATATTCTTAATATCCTCACAACATTGGTTGATGTTATGTTAATGCATCTCAATGACTCATAAATTACAATTGACTTTTGTTATCTTGTGGTGTGCACCAGCACTATGGAAATTCTATGCGTTTTATTTCTGTCTCCTTGTTGGCTTTTATGTTAGGAATCTTGTGCATTTTATGCAGATTCTCTTGAAAATATGCAAGTTATAATAAATGTATTAAATGTCAATGAGCAGGCCAAACCAGAGACCGTAGAAAAGGTGTGTAATATAGTGAAGAAGCAGCTGGCTTTACCTGATGACTCTACAGTTACTGGCGAGTCAAAATTTGCAGCACTTGGGGCTGACTCACTCGACACGGTACTAAGCAATTATCTGTCAACAATTACACAATACTATTAGATATTCTGACAACAGTTTAACAGAATTTCACCTTTCTCTAATTGTGAtggttttttcttgtttattgaAGTGCACCCACTTATGTCCTATGAGCACAGGTTAATAGCATTGCTTGATGTaccataaaatttttattttctcaacttCACCTCTTCATCTGTTTTCTCATGGATTTTGTGGCACTAATCTAAAAGTGATATGTAACTTCTTTGCCAAAATTGTCATTTAGGGATCATAGGGGTAAGCGATGGTGATGTGATGAATGCCAGTACTTAGTGTatagactttttctttttaagtctTTAATCAGTTCCATAaggggagagagggagaggaaaTGCTTTGATTTCATTCCCTTCTGTCCAAgtgatttttagttttaattggTTGCTTTTAAAGTCTACTAAACTTTTTTGGGTGGTGCCTGTTTAACATATGACACTTCACACCTTTTTAGGTAGAGATCGTGATGGGACTCGAGGAGGAATTTGGGATCAGTGTAGAAGAGGAGAGTGCCCAGAGCATTGCAACTGTTCAGGATGCAGCAGATCTCATTGAGAAGCTCATTGAGAAAAAGTGAGGAAAAGGGCGCATTGAAGTAacattcaacaaaaaagaaaaagaaaaagtaacatTCAACCTACATTGAAAGTGGTTTTTACTGTTGTCATGTTTTAGCCTGCTGTATGTGGATTATACAGCAATTCAGTAATGAAATCAGATCTTTTGTTTGTTAAATCTGAAAGGAACAAGTTGGTTGTTAAATTATGAAGACGTGTCTTTGCATTAAATTActgcctttttttatttttattttttatttttttagcctAATGGTTATGCACTCTATGATCAAATGAAGAATGGCCCTCAATGTTTAAGGTAAAGGTTATTGACAGCATAAAGGTTATTTGGTTGTGCAATGTTACATATATGACCCTttctccacacaaaaaaaggTTATATATATGACCATTCCCACCGTGCCTACCCTCCTAACAAAGGAGTTAGCCCTGGAGCAAAATCTATCTATGAATAGACATAACACCACGCCAGGCAAGGACCTGACTAATCAGTTTGCAGTCCCAGTTCCTGCGAACTGCATTCGAAAAGATGGAATGGTGTGTGTTACATGATGATTCAGGAATAGTGTTTGCTGCTTATTACTCAACAACTTTTCTGAATGGCATACTGTTAGGCTTCAACTAAGCCATCAGGGAATTTGATTTGTAAAGTGAACTGGGATTCGTCCCATGGACTATTGAAGTTGATCAGTTTGAGAGTCTCAAACCCATTTCTTattcttaattaatttaaaaaagaaagaaatgaaaatgacATACAAAGCAAATAATCTTGTACTATAAGTtaccaaaaatactaaaataaccACTAACGTCCAAAGAGTGGAGCAATCCTATCATAGATTTGAAACAACATAGCTGATAGCACAAGGGAAACAACATAGCTGATAACACAAGGGAACGATAGTATTCCAAAGAATCCAAACCTAAACGTATAGCTGATGATAGAATTCCAAGCCTATAGCTGATAACATAAGGGCCAATAGTATTTCAAACTTATGATATCCATTtcataataattgtttattatcATCAGGCCAAGACATCGaaatctcttatttgatgacaaaaaactttaccagttgagctaccTAGAGAACCCATACTTTATCATACTTTACACTACAGTGAATGCTAAAAGCCTTAAAACTGTGAAAGTGAGTTGGTCCTGATAACAACCCTAAGGCCGGCAGTTAGTTCACCCCTGATCAAGAAGGAAATTGCCAGAAAACCTGATGCCTTAGTCTCAAcaacctcccccccccccccaaaacaaaaaaacccctTCTCCCAATCTGCTATAGAAATCCTATCACAAGCGGTTACATAAGAACTGCCAATCAGCCTAAAAGCCATTGTCACTTCACATCAATCTGCCATAATAAAGATGATTACTTGACATGAAGCAAACTGAATCCTACGTGCCAAAAGAAACCATACCACATGGCACAGGCAAATTTACAAGTTATAGCAAATGAGGAGATGGAAGTGGATTATACAGATAAACAAAATGTGCTCCCCACTTTTACTCTAAACCACCATGACGTTATCATTACATTAGTAattattatgcattttggaatttaaaaaatCCCATGCTTGCACCTATTTCACCATATATCCAAACATATATAATGCAAAGTATATATGTAGACAAGGTACACTTCATACTATTAGCCTTTTGAATAGGGAAGCAACATTTGCAAAAGAAGTGAAatgagaaaaagataagaaaccATACAAACATTATAAGCATCCCTTACATCTCAACAGTTTGCAATTCTGGTACATATTTACTTTCATTTACAGAGTATGATCACAAGATCATATTTTGATTCAGAAGTAACCATATCACTCCCAGTCACCATCAAAGAAACCAGCATCTTTCATCTCTGAGTAGTATACATTCTCTAAATGTAAATCTTCCTCCTGTGGTCATCAAGAAAACATCAATTTAAAACAATACaatcttataaattatatttaaaaaggtTTGGGAGTTGATTGAGATCaatgaaaacatattttttacaaaataaatgccACGAAGAATAAATGATGACAATGACCTGGAAGAAGTCTGCAAGGAATGTTACATATAGAAGAGGAAGATAGAAGGCATGGTAGCAAACAATGGTTGCGCCATACAACCTGTTACAAAAgatttagcaacaaaaaaaaaggccacTAGAAAAATGACTCTGAAATAGATGTTTCTGTGGAGTTATTTGTTTGaaagatattgaataaaaattaccaGAACCCAAAACCAGCCCCACTTCCAGTAAGTGCACAAGCTAATAATGCAAGAGCATTCATCGAGAACATGACAGCAATATAGTTGTAGAATGCAGGTCTTGCTGCAGATAAtttaacgaaaaaaaaaaaaaaaacccaaggtTAAACAGTCATGAAATTGATATGAGACAACTGTAACAATTTGCATATGTCAGACAAACTTACCAGGTAATCTTTCTCTCCATTTGGAATGGTACATGAACAGTATGAAGCCATAAACTGCAGTCAGCACCAGCCTATGAATAACCCACAAGTTCCACTTCAATGGATGTGTATGATCATCGCTGTCAATGAATAATGGGATCCCAAATCCGAACATATAAATCGCCTGGAAAAAAATGTCAACAAGtttgttaagaaaaaaattaaaaggaaatatTGACATTAATCCATATAAGTACTAGCATTAATGTGTAGTTCAATATGTGCAAAAGCACCTATATATCAGATTCAATTCCATACAGAGTCAATTAGAAATGGCATAGGAATTCATTGGTCCGTAACTCTGCAAGCTGAGACTTAAGAAATGCTGAGTGCATTATTAACACACATATAAGAAGGAAAGATATCATGTTTTTTCCCTCGCAAAATATACTGTGTCATGATCACAGACAGGCTAACATTATTTATAAGATACATATGtatacacacacgcacacacatcAGAAATCAAGAAATACCTTTAGAAGTAAATCTAAACCAATGACAAGCCCTGAGACCACAAATGTCTTTGTCAAAGCTTCTAATCCACTCACATGATTTCCTTGGAACAAAAAAGCCACCAAACTTACTTCCAAAAATAGCATTCCAGATGTTGTAAACAAAGATAAGAGATTCCAAACTAGTTCTTTTCCAGGAGTGCACTCCCATGCCTGTGTCAACAAAGATAATCCAATTCTTAGCTAAAACGCCAGGAAATGTCCAACAAAGAGGATTTTAGatagcaaaaacaataaacaaggTTTAGTAGCAGTTGCCTAGCATGTGTGATCAAACAAAATTGAGGTGTGCGTGGGTTTCTGAGAAGGCATCTAACTTGTTGCATAACAAAACCAATTAAGAAAATTGGACAGTGGCATGACATATGTCAATGTGCAATGGTTTGAAATTAACAAGAATTTTTAAAACAGCCGTGATAAAATAACGCTACGCACAAAAGGCTTGCTTCCCAAATCATCAAGTTAAACATTACAAGTGCATACAAACTAGATAAGAACATGTAGGTAGATCAAAGTTTACACTTGTTGGAACCATAAATTTGAAGCGAAAAGAAAGAGTTACAGAAACAATCAAGCTTCAAGAGCA contains these protein-coding regions:
- the LOC126717248 gene encoding acyl carrier protein 1, chloroplastic-like, yielding MAATAGASPLISMHSRPSHSFQHGLAKPRVSGLKPVSLSYFGRSSLSFRMRPLSVRLQVSCAAKPETVEKVCNIVKKQLALPDDSTVTGESKFAALGADSLDTVEIVMGLEEEFGISVEEESAQSIATVQDAADLIEKLIEKK
- the LOC126717249 gene encoding protein CANDIDATE G-PROTEIN COUPLED RECEPTOR 2-like → MRDLQESLTVTALPNLPITAAASPISPRFYDWLFECHGFWHNVALIVPNLLFILYLSFQAKKSFSKLTQGRSYVIIAYYACLWLASLLNLFWCSFQAWECTPGKELVWNLLSLFTTSGMLFLEVSLVAFLFQGNHVSGLEALTKTFVVSGLVIGLDLLLKAIYMFGFGIPLFIDSDDHTHPLKWNLWVIHRLVLTAVYGFILFMYHSKWRERLPARPAFYNYIAVMFSMNALALLACALTGSGAGFGFWLYGATIVCYHAFYLPLLYVTFLADFFQEEDLHLENVYYSEMKDAGFFDGDWE